The Leptolyngbya sp. CCY15150 genome contains a region encoding:
- a CDS encoding glycosyltransferase, which yields MLAKRRGHVALISVHADPATLATNGIASVQSAYVKKLGEGLAQMGWQVDMFTRCTDPEQLSEVEHLDGCRTIRLMAGEAAPLSADDTYQVLPDFVKAFVQYQSKSGILYPLIHTHSWLSGWVGLELKQRQLIKLIHTHHALGSDRYQDATTIPMLASAQINTEKACRDGADQVIALHPDGESSHQGAIALDGAATVDELDVMYRSLLNQLHCEFFAVQSVS from the coding sequence ATGTTAGCGAAACGAAGAGGGCATGTTGCCTTGATTTCCGTCCATGCTGATCCAGCGACGTTGGCAACAAACGGTATCGCTAGTGTTCAGAGTGCTTATGTGAAAAAGCTGGGTGAAGGACTAGCCCAAATGGGTTGGCAGGTGGATATGTTCACTCGATGTACCGATCCAGAGCAGCTCTCTGAGGTTGAGCATCTGGACGGATGTCGCACCATTCGACTGATGGCTGGAGAAGCAGCACCGTTGTCTGCCGATGACACTTATCAAGTGTTGCCAGACTTTGTCAAAGCATTTGTTCAATACCAAAGTAAATCCGGCATTCTCTATCCGCTGATTCATACCCATTCTTGGCTATCGGGCTGGGTCGGGCTGGAGCTTAAGCAACGCCAGCTCATTAAGTTGATTCACACGCACCATGCCCTAGGTAGCGATCGCTATCAGGATGCCACTACGATTCCTATGCTGGCCAGCGCCCAGATCAACACCGAGAAGGCCTGTCGTGATGGGGCCGATCAAGTGATTGCCCTCCACCCTGACGGAGAATCGTCTCACCAAGGAGCGATCGCCCTGGATGGCGCGGCAACGGTAGACGAACTAGACGTGATGTACCGTTCCCTGCTCAACCAGCTCCACTGCGAGTTTTTCGCCGTCCAATCCGTTAGCTAA
- a CDS encoding PP2C family protein-serine/threonine phosphatase: MTAAPIPRQPSPPDPPGDSSSEMTPVFALKELVSRLHREQNKIQDLLSSLGFALRSFNNLNQFLELTPLIASRVTDADGGALILLKPNGQMRLERLHCQDGRQCQDVRRALEAATRQITTASTGNSGRVILPLPNLTEVLDAQVSHFLGPEVRLFGSPILIKNAERGRLYVFSHDPDYAWTETRQKLIRLVADQTAVAIENDQLTAELRKKERLDRELEIGAEIQLQLLPRHCPTIEGVDLAALCQTANRVGGDYYDFIPANYDRIRPRKGDRSESQCWSLAIGDVMGKGVPAGLIMTMLRGMLRAEVLNGHSPARILQHLNHVMYGDLENSNRFVTLFYSEYDTETQVLSYSNAAHNPPLLWQAETNKIRRLDTLGMLIGLDVDTQYYDAQIQLYPGDTLIYYTDGFTDAANRQGDRFDEENLTAAFQWACHHCSGPQAILDHLFNEIWRFIGHGRAAEDDMTLVVMQVKSKESSLATKTDSHEDHAASGVRNLDQLQLDTDHATPANLDQDGE, from the coding sequence ATGACTGCTGCACCCATTCCTAGACAGCCAAGCCCTCCTGATCCTCCTGGCGATTCATCGTCAGAGATGACGCCTGTCTTTGCGCTGAAGGAATTGGTCTCGCGCCTCCACCGTGAACAAAATAAAATTCAAGACCTCCTCAGTTCCCTAGGTTTTGCGCTGCGGAGCTTCAACAACCTCAACCAGTTTTTAGAACTCACACCGCTGATTGCTAGCCGGGTGACCGATGCCGACGGCGGAGCGTTGATTTTGCTCAAGCCCAATGGGCAGATGCGTCTAGAACGGCTGCACTGTCAGGACGGACGCCAATGTCAAGACGTGCGCCGGGCCCTAGAGGCTGCCACCCGCCAAATTACCACCGCCTCAACGGGCAATTCTGGACGGGTGATCCTGCCGCTGCCGAACCTTACAGAAGTGCTCGATGCCCAAGTGAGCCATTTCTTGGGCCCAGAGGTGCGCCTCTTTGGCTCCCCCATTCTCATCAAAAATGCAGAGCGGGGACGGCTCTATGTCTTTAGCCATGATCCAGACTATGCCTGGACGGAAACCCGCCAAAAGCTGATTCGCCTGGTGGCCGACCAAACCGCCGTAGCGATTGAAAACGATCAGTTAACGGCAGAACTGCGCAAGAAAGAACGCCTCGATCGCGAACTAGAAATTGGTGCAGAAATTCAGCTTCAGCTTTTGCCGCGCCACTGTCCCACCATTGAAGGAGTAGATCTGGCGGCCCTTTGTCAAACGGCCAACCGGGTCGGTGGCGATTATTACGACTTCATTCCTGCCAACTACGATCGCATTCGTCCTCGCAAGGGCGATCGCTCCGAGTCTCAGTGCTGGAGTTTAGCTATTGGCGACGTGATGGGCAAAGGTGTCCCGGCTGGCTTGATTATGACCATGCTGCGGGGCATGTTGCGGGCTGAAGTGCTCAACGGCCACTCCCCCGCCCGGATTTTGCAGCACCTGAACCACGTCATGTATGGCGACTTGGAAAACTCCAATCGCTTTGTGACCCTGTTCTATTCCGAATACGACACCGAGACCCAAGTGCTGTCCTACAGCAACGCCGCCCACAATCCACCCCTGCTCTGGCAAGCGGAAACCAATAAAATTCGCCGGCTAGATACCCTAGGCATGTTGATTGGGCTGGATGTAGACACCCAGTACTACGATGCCCAAATCCAGCTCTACCCAGGCGATACGCTCATCTACTACACCGATGGCTTCACCGATGCGGCTAACCGCCAGGGCGATCGCTTTGATGAAGAAAATCTCACCGCTGCTTTCCAGTGGGCCTGCCACCATTGCTCGGGGCCCCAAGCCATCCTCGACCATCTCTTTAATGAAATCTGGCGATTTATCGGTCATGGTCGCGCCGCCGAGGATGACATGACCTTGGTTGTGATGCAGGTCAAATCCAAGGAATCGAGCCTAGCGACTAAAACCGATTCCCATGAGGATCACGCGGCATCTGGGGTGCGGAATCTAGATCAGCTTCAGCTCGACACCGATCATGCTACGCCGGCCAACCTTGATCAGGACGGTGAATGA
- the murA gene encoding UDP-N-acetylglucosamine 1-carboxyvinyltransferase: MAPSSRSSNSASSAESSNAVLHIQGGARLSGQAHVSGAKNSALVLLAGALLCPQDCRLRNVPSLLDIDRMMEILATLGVKVERDGTALVMNASHISQSKAPYELVSQLRASFFIIGPLLARLGIARVPLPGGCAIGARPVDLHVRGLQAMGANVQIDRGVVHAYIPGVRKRLQGARIYLDCPSVGATETLMMAATLAEGETILENAAQEPEVVDLANFCRAMGAKIRGAGTNTIVISGVPSLHTTDYAVIPDRIEAGTFLIAGAITHSDITVSPVVPEHLTAVIAKLRTVGATVLVEAPNRLRVIGADRYRATDLKTLPYPGFPTDMQAQFMSLLALSEGNSIVIENIFENRLRHVAELSRMGADIRVEGNTAIICGVPKLSGAPVVATDLRASAALVLAGLAAEGTTTLQGLQHLDRGYDNLEWKLKQLGADLRRIHGDAEPVLTYAPV; the protein is encoded by the coding sequence ATCGCTCCTTCGTCCCGCTCATCTAACTCCGCTTCTAGTGCTGAATCTAGCAACGCGGTGCTTCACATTCAGGGTGGTGCTCGTCTATCCGGGCAGGCCCACGTCAGTGGTGCAAAAAACTCTGCGCTTGTTTTGTTGGCTGGTGCATTGTTATGCCCTCAGGATTGTCGTTTGCGCAATGTTCCTTCGCTGCTAGACATCGACCGCATGATGGAAATCCTAGCCACCCTGGGTGTCAAGGTTGAGCGGGACGGTACTGCATTGGTGATGAATGCCAGCCACATCTCCCAATCTAAGGCTCCCTACGAACTCGTGAGCCAGTTGCGCGCTAGCTTTTTCATCATCGGGCCTCTGCTAGCTCGGCTAGGCATTGCTCGGGTGCCCTTGCCCGGCGGCTGTGCCATCGGTGCTCGCCCGGTTGATCTCCATGTGCGCGGGTTGCAGGCCATGGGGGCCAATGTGCAAATCGATCGCGGTGTGGTTCATGCCTACATCCCAGGGGTGCGTAAACGGCTCCAGGGGGCACGCATCTACCTCGATTGCCCCAGTGTGGGCGCAACGGAAACCTTGATGATGGCTGCGACCCTGGCTGAGGGAGAAACCATCCTAGAGAATGCGGCCCAGGAGCCCGAGGTGGTGGATCTGGCCAACTTCTGTCGAGCGATGGGGGCCAAGATTCGCGGAGCTGGCACCAACACCATCGTGATTTCTGGTGTTCCTAGCTTACACACCACTGACTATGCCGTGATCCCAGACCGGATTGAGGCTGGAACGTTTTTGATCGCTGGGGCAATTACCCATTCCGATATCACCGTATCGCCTGTGGTGCCCGAGCATCTCACCGCCGTGATTGCCAAACTGCGCACGGTGGGTGCAACGGTGCTCGTGGAAGCGCCCAACCGGCTGCGGGTGATTGGGGCCGATCGCTATCGGGCCACTGACCTCAAAACCTTGCCCTACCCCGGTTTTCCCACGGATATGCAGGCTCAGTTCATGTCACTGCTGGCGCTAAGTGAAGGCAACAGCATTGTCATTGAGAATATCTTTGAAAACCGACTGCGCCACGTTGCGGAACTCAGCCGCATGGGGGCAGACATTCGCGTGGAGGGCAACACCGCGATTATCTGCGGTGTACCGAAGCTGTCTGGTGCGCCGGTGGTGGCGACCGATCTACGGGCTTCGGCGGCGCTGGTGTTGGCGGGCTTGGCGGCGGAGGGAACAACCACACTCCAAGGTTTGCAGCATCTCGATCGCGGCTATGACAACTTGGAATGGAAACTGAAGCAGTTGGGTGCTGATCTACGCCGTATTCATGGCGATGCAGAACCAGTCTTGACCTATGCTCCGGTGTAG
- a CDS encoding phosphoenolpyruvate carboxylase, whose protein sequence is MSSSPHPSDDAFRSGTVVEPSTPPASDLSPTSTSDLLFRHRLRVVEDLWEQVLQQECGHETVALLQTLRSVCSPEEAVIEGAPKVIDLIERLDLTEAIRASRAFALYFQLINIVEQHYEQRGQQEQYREATQRYATLRNGEQEGNVPSLARTYAQQASARSAAAERGTQAEILEKSLQDSVMAPREARTLQGLFPQLFQLNVPPRQIQTLIDNLDVRLVFTAHPTEIVRHTIRDKQRRIDRILRQLDQIEERLPSIASSSSQEMVDLWEELTEEIRLWWRTDELHQFKPTVLDEVDHTLHYFDEVLFEVVPKLYQRFCKSLSDTFPRLRPPRYNFCQFGSWVGSDRDGNPSVTPEVTWKTACYQRNLVISKYIGSIDHLTQLLSLSLHWSDVLPDLLDSLEQDQMHMPDVYEQLAIRYRQEPYRLKLAYIKKRLENTRDRSLQLYEGDCFQDEHPILNPAIIYRSGQELLAELHLIQRNLTETGLSCQWLDSLICQVEIYGFNLARLDIRQESSRHSDALHEIAEYLQVLPRPYDELPEHERIGWLVQELKTRRPLVPTELPFSEKVCETIRTFRMVRKLHQEFGPEICETYVISMSHHVSDLLEVLLLAKEAGLYDPALGAGCLNVVPLFETVEDLKRAPAVMRQLFELPLYRALLAGGYEAMAAEAASRSHEAEMNGSAHATSIPAPQGDRPMVSLQEVMLGYSDSNKDSGFLSSNWEIHKAQQALQQIAEGYGVSLRIFHGRGGSVGRGGGPAYEAILAQPGRSIAGRIKITEQGEVLASKYNLPDLALYNLETITTAVVQASLLRNGFDDIEPWREIMEDLAARSREHYRGLIYEQPDFIDFFHQVTPIEEISQLQISSRPARRGGKKGLSNLRAIPWVFSWTQTRFLLPSWYGVGTALQDFLEQAPEEHLKLLRYFYYKWSFFRMVVSKVEMTLSKVDLDIAHHYVKELTPPEDRDRFNRVFEQIASEYYLTRDLVLAITGHERLLDGDPELQRSVQLRNSTILPLGFLQVALLKRLRQHKTDTQSGVVRSRYSRGELLRGALLTINGIAAGMRNTG, encoded by the coding sequence ATGAGTTCATCTCCTCACCCCTCAGATGATGCGTTTCGTTCCGGTACAGTGGTCGAACCATCTACACCTCCCGCTAGCGATCTTTCTCCAACCTCCACATCGGATCTTCTCTTTCGGCATCGCCTGAGGGTTGTAGAAGATTTATGGGAACAGGTGCTACAGCAGGAGTGCGGCCATGAAACCGTGGCATTGCTTCAGACCTTGAGGTCGGTCTGTTCTCCAGAAGAAGCGGTGATTGAAGGCGCACCTAAGGTGATTGACCTAATCGAACGCTTAGACCTCACAGAAGCTATTCGTGCGTCTCGCGCCTTTGCGCTGTACTTTCAACTGATTAACATTGTCGAGCAGCATTACGAGCAGCGAGGGCAGCAAGAGCAATACCGAGAAGCGACTCAGCGCTACGCTACCCTGCGCAATGGGGAACAGGAAGGCAACGTTCCTAGCCTAGCCCGTACCTATGCCCAGCAGGCCAGCGCCCGTAGTGCGGCGGCAGAACGCGGCACCCAGGCTGAAATTTTAGAGAAAAGCCTGCAGGATTCGGTGATGGCTCCTCGGGAGGCCCGCACCCTACAGGGATTATTTCCCCAGCTTTTCCAGCTCAACGTTCCGCCTCGGCAAATTCAAACCCTGATCGACAACCTCGATGTGCGGCTGGTGTTTACGGCCCACCCCACGGAAATTGTGCGGCATACCATTCGCGATAAGCAGCGCCGCATTGACCGAATTTTGCGCCAGCTCGATCAAATTGAAGAACGGCTGCCCTCGATCGCTTCCTCGTCGTCCCAGGAAATGGTGGATTTGTGGGAAGAACTGACGGAAGAAATCCGCCTATGGTGGCGTACGGATGAGCTGCACCAGTTCAAGCCTACGGTGTTAGACGAAGTAGACCATACCCTGCACTATTTTGATGAAGTGCTGTTTGAGGTAGTGCCCAAGCTCTACCAACGGTTTTGTAAATCCCTCAGCGATACCTTTCCTCGGCTGCGGCCACCCCGCTATAACTTTTGCCAGTTTGGCTCGTGGGTTGGATCAGACCGCGATGGCAACCCGTCGGTGACGCCGGAGGTGACCTGGAAGACGGCTTGCTATCAGCGCAACTTGGTGATTTCCAAGTACATTGGCTCGATAGATCACTTGACGCAGTTGCTTAGCCTGTCGCTGCATTGGAGTGATGTCTTGCCTGACCTGCTCGATTCCCTAGAGCAGGATCAAATGCATATGCCGGATGTGTATGAGCAGCTTGCCATTCGCTATCGCCAGGAGCCCTATCGCCTCAAGCTGGCCTACATCAAAAAGCGGCTGGAAAATACTCGCGATCGCAGCCTGCAACTGTATGAGGGTGACTGCTTCCAAGATGAGCATCCGATTCTCAATCCTGCGATTATCTATCGGTCGGGGCAGGAACTCTTAGCTGAACTCCATCTGATTCAGCGTAATTTGACCGAAACAGGCCTGAGCTGCCAGTGGCTCGATAGTCTGATCTGCCAGGTGGAAATTTATGGGTTCAACCTAGCTCGTTTGGATATTCGTCAGGAAAGCTCGCGCCATTCTGACGCGCTGCATGAGATTGCTGAGTATTTACAGGTTTTGCCGCGCCCCTACGATGAACTGCCGGAGCATGAACGGATCGGCTGGCTGGTGCAGGAGCTGAAAACTCGGCGTCCTTTGGTGCCGACGGAGCTACCTTTCTCTGAAAAAGTGTGCGAAACGATTCGTACGTTTCGCATGGTGCGTAAACTCCACCAAGAGTTTGGCCCCGAGATCTGTGAGACCTATGTGATCAGCATGAGCCACCATGTGAGCGATCTGCTGGAGGTGCTGCTGTTGGCGAAGGAAGCAGGGCTCTATGATCCTGCCCTCGGTGCGGGTTGCTTGAATGTGGTGCCGTTGTTTGAAACGGTGGAGGATCTCAAGCGGGCTCCGGCGGTTATGCGCCAGCTATTTGAGCTGCCGCTTTACCGTGCCTTGCTGGCTGGGGGCTATGAGGCGATGGCTGCAGAGGCTGCTTCCCGTAGTCATGAGGCGGAGATGAATGGATCGGCCCATGCCACCTCGATTCCTGCACCCCAGGGCGATCGCCCCATGGTGTCTCTCCAAGAAGTGATGCTGGGCTACTCGGATAGCAACAAAGATTCCGGCTTTTTGAGCAGTAACTGGGAAATCCACAAGGCCCAGCAAGCGCTCCAGCAAATTGCCGAGGGCTATGGTGTTTCCCTGCGCATCTTCCATGGGCGGGGTGGCTCGGTGGGGCGGGGCGGTGGCCCCGCCTATGAAGCAATCTTGGCCCAGCCGGGACGCAGTATTGCCGGTCGCATCAAAATTACGGAACAGGGCGAGGTGCTGGCCTCAAAATACAACCTGCCCGACTTGGCGTTGTATAACCTAGAAACCATCACCACGGCGGTGGTGCAGGCTAGCTTGCTGCGCAATGGGTTTGATGACATCGAACCCTGGCGCGAAATTATGGAAGATCTGGCGGCGCGATCGCGGGAGCACTATCGCGGGCTGATTTACGAACAGCCGGACTTCATCGACTTTTTCCATCAGGTGACGCCGATTGAAGAAATTAGTCAGCTTCAGATCAGCTCTCGTCCAGCCCGGCGGGGCGGTAAAAAGGGGTTGAGTAATCTGCGGGCGATTCCTTGGGTGTTTAGCTGGACGCAGACGCGCTTCCTGTTGCCCTCGTGGTATGGCGTGGGTACCGCTTTGCAGGACTTCCTAGAGCAAGCTCCGGAAGAGCATCTGAAGCTATTGCGCTATTTTTACTACAAGTGGTCTTTCTTCCGCATGGTGGTGTCGAAGGTGGAGATGACCTTGTCGAAGGTTGACTTGGACATTGCCCATCATTATGTGAAGGAGTTGACGCCGCCGGAAGATCGCGATCGCTTCAATCGAGTCTTTGAGCAGATTGCTAGCGAATACTACCTCACCCGTGATTTGGTGTTGGCGATTACGGGGCATGAACGGCTGCTAGACGGCGATCCTGAGCTCCAGCGATCGGTGCAGCTTCGCAACAGCACCATTTTGCCCCTCGGCTTCCTGCAGGTGGCCTTGCTGAAACGGCTGCGGCAGCATAAGACCGATACCCAGTCTGGGGTGGTGCGATCGCGCTATAGTCGCGGTGAGCTGCTGCGGGGGGCACTGTTGACCATCAACGGCATCGCTGCCGGAATGCGCAATACGGGCTGA
- a CDS encoding serine/threonine-protein kinase produces MLCCLNPQCSTPHNTDDATQCANCGQPLVTSLRGHYRPVQLLGQGGFGRTYLATDQDRLGTRCVIKQFSPRVQGTRSHQKAVRLFNQEAVRLHELGEHPQIPNLLAYFEQDGYLYLIQQFIKGQNLSQLVRRQGSFSEPQLREALLDILPVLTFVHDHQVIHRDITPMNILQRQVDNRLVLIDFGVAKQISEATDNLTGTRIGTEGYAPLEQFRSGRAYPASDLYSLGATCLYLLTQTRPDSLYDPLAGRWIWREYLVRQEKSISDRLAAVLERMLKDLVTERYQSATEVIQDLTRVVVGSPVPPPPRWRAASPGMPSGSAIASPPTAPPLAEDTISSVPTSISGMPSGAPSGSSPASRPPTSGPTEQGCLHVLEGHSSWVTGIALSPDQRIVASSGLDDTIYLWDAFTGRSMAKLTGHARGVNVVIVSPDGTTLLSGSDDYTIKEWNLSTGNLIRTLKGHSRDVNALAISANGKLLASGGEDRTIKLWQMGTGTLLKTLVGVAGMIKSVAMSPDNSVLVSGGFDNKIKFWSLRTGEQLKSWVAHHNSVNAVAVSPDSKLLASGSKDRTVRLWDLATGRLLHTMAGHNRDVNTLVFSPDGRMVVTGSSDATLKFWDVRDGSLLRSRRAHLDSVNAIALSGDGKILVSGGSDKMVKIWQVADLL; encoded by the coding sequence ATGCTGTGTTGCCTCAACCCTCAATGCTCAACTCCTCACAACACAGATGACGCGACTCAGTGCGCCAACTGTGGACAGCCACTGGTGACCTCTCTGCGGGGGCACTATCGTCCTGTGCAGCTTTTGGGACAGGGAGGATTTGGGCGTACCTATTTGGCAACGGATCAGGATCGCTTGGGCACCCGCTGTGTGATCAAGCAATTTTCGCCCAGGGTGCAGGGCACGAGGTCGCACCAAAAGGCGGTGCGCTTGTTTAACCAAGAGGCGGTACGGCTGCATGAGCTGGGTGAACATCCTCAAATTCCCAATCTGCTGGCCTATTTCGAACAAGACGGCTATCTTTACCTCATTCAGCAGTTCATCAAAGGGCAAAATCTGTCTCAATTGGTGCGGCGGCAGGGCAGTTTTTCTGAGCCCCAACTGCGCGAGGCCCTGCTCGATATTTTGCCGGTGCTGACGTTTGTGCATGACCATCAGGTGATCCACCGCGATATCACCCCCATGAATATTCTGCAGCGGCAGGTGGACAATCGCTTGGTGTTGATTGATTTTGGGGTGGCGAAACAAATTTCCGAAGCTACCGACAACCTCACCGGCACCCGCATTGGTACGGAGGGCTATGCACCCCTCGAACAATTTCGCAGTGGGCGCGCTTATCCTGCCAGTGATCTCTACAGTCTAGGTGCCACCTGTTTATACCTGCTAACGCAAACTCGTCCTGATAGTCTCTACGACCCCCTTGCGGGACGATGGATCTGGCGAGAGTATCTGGTGCGGCAGGAGAAAAGCATTAGCGATCGCTTGGCGGCAGTGCTAGAGCGGATGCTGAAGGATCTCGTCACTGAGCGCTACCAGTCTGCCACGGAGGTGATTCAAGATCTAACCCGAGTGGTGGTGGGGAGTCCGGTGCCGCCACCGCCCCGCTGGCGAGCTGCTAGCCCAGGGATGCCGTCAGGATCAGCGATCGCTTCCCCTCCCACAGCTCCTCCCTTAGCCGAAGACACGATCTCCTCCGTGCCCACCTCCATCTCTGGGATGCCGTCGGGTGCTCCCTCGGGCTCATCCCCAGCCTCTCGTCCTCCCACCTCTGGCCCCACGGAGCAAGGCTGTTTGCATGTCCTAGAAGGGCATTCATCTTGGGTGACGGGCATTGCCCTCAGTCCTGATCAGCGCATCGTGGCTAGCAGCGGTTTGGATGACACCATTTACCTCTGGGATGCGTTTACGGGGCGGAGTATGGCCAAGCTGACCGGCCATGCCCGAGGCGTGAATGTGGTGATCGTTAGTCCCGATGGTACAACTCTGCTTAGCGGTAGTGATGATTACACCATTAAAGAATGGAATCTGAGCACGGGTAACCTGATTCGTACCTTGAAGGGGCACTCGCGGGATGTGAATGCCTTGGCAATTAGCGCCAATGGTAAGCTGCTGGCCAGCGGTGGCGAAGATCGGACGATCAAGCTATGGCAGATGGGTACGGGCACATTACTCAAGACCTTGGTGGGGGTTGCAGGCATGATTAAGTCTGTCGCCATGAGTCCCGATAACAGTGTTTTGGTCAGCGGTGGGTTTGATAACAAAATTAAGTTCTGGAGCCTGAGGACAGGCGAGCAGCTCAAATCTTGGGTGGCTCACCATAATTCGGTGAATGCGGTGGCGGTAAGTCCAGATAGTAAGCTGTTGGCTAGCGGCAGCAAAGATCGCACGGTACGTCTTTGGGATCTGGCCACCGGTCGGTTGCTGCACACCATGGCGGGGCATAATCGAGATGTCAACACGCTGGTGTTTAGTCCTGATGGACGGATGGTGGTGACGGGAAGTAGTGATGCCACCTTGAAGTTTTGGGATGTGCGGGATGGTTCTTTGTTGCGATCGCGTCGGGCTCATTTAGATTCGGTGAATGCGATCGCCCTCAGTGGGGATGGCAAGATTCTCGTGAGCGGTGGTTCTGACAAGATGGTCAAAATTTGGCAAGTCGCTGATTTGCTATGA
- a CDS encoding biotin/lipoate A/B protein ligase family protein: MTEAIDAVKTSPTWRLIPHLQAPGSVQMAIDRWLLEQHRAGHHPPALRFYTWSPPAISVGYHQRQLPDHWATLRWQDAPLAVVRRPSGGRAVLHQGDLTYAMVTSGLKGDRSTVYRTLCEVLIQGWRSLGVALHYGDAQGGYHQHTNCFSLATAADLITASGTKMIGSAQLRRGAAILQHGSMRLHPDIALAQQVFLLDKLGDEQPLLPAPLQSLADDVLRRVISHALAQAAEAVLNIQLQEQPLTMAEWEQIMAEHDAAISGDGTATVPDQTSD, encoded by the coding sequence ATGACTGAAGCTATAGACGCCGTAAAAACGTCTCCGACCTGGCGGTTGATTCCCCATTTACAAGCACCAGGCTCGGTGCAGATGGCCATCGATCGCTGGCTGCTGGAGCAGCATCGTGCCGGACATCATCCCCCGGCGCTGCGGTTTTATACCTGGTCTCCCCCGGCGATTTCTGTGGGCTATCACCAACGGCAGCTTCCCGATCATTGGGCAACGCTGCGCTGGCAGGATGCTCCGCTGGCGGTGGTGCGCCGTCCTTCCGGTGGGCGAGCGGTGCTGCATCAGGGTGATCTCACCTATGCGATGGTGACTTCTGGGCTGAAGGGCGATCGCTCCACGGTCTATCGCACGCTTTGTGAGGTTTTGATCCAAGGATGGCGATCCCTGGGAGTTGCTTTGCACTACGGTGATGCCCAGGGCGGCTATCATCAGCATACGAACTGCTTTAGCCTAGCTACAGCGGCAGACCTGATCACCGCCAGCGGCACTAAGATGATTGGCAGTGCTCAACTGCGGCGAGGGGCGGCCATTCTCCAGCATGGCTCCATGCGCCTCCATCCCGATATCGCCCTAGCGCAGCAGGTCTTTCTCCTGGATAAGCTGGGTGACGAACAACCTCTTTTGCCTGCACCGCTGCAATCCCTAGCCGATGATGTTCTACGCCGGGTGATTAGTCATGCCCTCGCCCAAGCAGCGGAGGCTGTGTTGAATATTCAGCTCCAGGAACAACCCTTGACCATGGCGGAGTGGGAGCAGATCATGGCTGAGCATGATGCAGCTATCTCAGGAGATGGGACGGCAACTGTGCCTGATCAGACCTCAGACTAG